The following coding sequences are from one Plasmodium knowlesi strain H genome assembly, chromosome: 9 window:
- a CDS encoding translation elongation factor EF-1, putative, whose product MNNEPFTFNANAPSYYPGMPYQGEVQASQNENDADNGSSYLGTENTEDPNVNEVEEQIRKMTTSDNQPVENYEQDSPSDLEKKDQGEDSQGEKIVQAKTNLVQVDPRQHLNIIFIGHVDAGKSTACGNILYILGYVDDRTIEKYEREAKEKNRESWFLAFIMDINEEERQKGKTVEVGRAHFETKDRRFTILDAPGHKNFIPNMISGAAQADIGVLIISARKGEFETGFERGGQTREHTLLARTLGINQLIVAINKMDDPTCNWSEARYDEIQKKITPFIKSCGYNINKDVFFVPISGLTGQNLSEHVSDKNSKLYDARGSWYDTSKPTLFQILNTLSPPPWDENGPLRIPLLEGYKDNGIVAIGKIESGTLYGNNMSCTLMPNKLKVKVLNVYLEDDEVPYAKPGENVRVKLLGVEEDQISKGFVLCDSLNPCAVVSEFIGRVAIVELLEHKPIITAGYFCIFHAHTTCEEIQFLDMLEVIDKKSKKKKIKPKFIKNDCIVTAHFLLSNPVCIEVYEKLPQLGRFTLRDQGKTIAIGKILELKG is encoded by the exons ATGAATAATGAGCCCTTCACCTTCAACGCGAACGCCCCGTCGTACTACCCCGGAATGCCCTACCAGGGGGAAGTccaagctagccaaaatgaaaatgacgCAGACAACGGTTCCTCCTACCTGGGGACGGAGAATACCGAGGACCCCAATGTGAATGAGGTAGAGGaacaaataagaaaaatgacaACAAGTGATAATCAGCCAGTGGAGAACTACGAGCAGGATAGCCCCAGTGACCTAGAGAAAAAGGATCAAGGAGAAGATTCTCAAGGAGAAAAGATTGTACAAGCAAAAACTAATTTGGTACAAGTCGATCCCAGACAACActtaaatattatttttattggaCACGTAGATGCAGGGAAGTCAACTGCCTGTGGAAACATCCTTTACATTCTGGGGTACGTGGATGATAGAACCATAGAAAAGTATGAAAGAGAggccaaggagaaaaatcgGGAGAGTTGGTTTCTGGCATTTATTATGGATATCAATGAAGAGGAGAgacagaagggaaaaacgGTGGAAGTGGGTAGAGCCCACTTTGAGACAAAGGATAGGAGGTTTACAATTTTAGATGCCCCTGGACATAAGAACTTCATTCCAAATATGATTAGTGGTGCCGCACAGGCGGATATCGGTGTACTTATCATTTCAGCTCGTAAAGGAGAGTTTGAAACGGGTTTCGAACGCGGAGGACAGACCCGTGAGCACACGCTTCTGGCGAGAACACTAG gAATAAACCAACTGATAGTTGCCATCAACAAGATGGACGATCCTACGTGCAATTGGAGCGAAGCTCGTTACGACGAAATACAAAAGAAAATCACCCCCTTTATAAAATCCTGCGGGTACAACATCAACAAGGATGTGTTCTTCGTGCCAATCTCAGGACTCACGGGACAGAATCTCTCCGAACATGTCTCCGATAAAAATTCCAAATTATATGATGCCAGGGGTAGTTGGTATGATACATCCAAACCGACCTTGTTTCAAATTCTGAACACCTTGTCACCCCCCCCTTGGGATGAAAACGGACCACTAAGAATTCCCCTTCTGGAAGGATACAAGGATAACGGGATCGTAGCCATAGGGAAGATAGAATCAGGAACCCTGTACGGAAATAATATGAGTTGTACCCTCATGCCAAATAAGTTAAAAGTGAAGGTATTGAATGTGTACCTGGAGGACGATGAAGTTCCTTATGCTAAGCCTGGAGAAAATGTTCGCGTGAAATTGTTAGGTGTAGAAGAGGATCAAATAAGCAAAGGCTTCGTTTTGTGTGATTCTTTAAATCCATGCGCTGTTGTTAGTGAATTTATTGGACGAGTAGCCATTGTGGAGTTACTTGAACACAAGCCAATCATTACAGCAGGATATTTCTGTATTTTCCATGCCCACACCACTTGTGAAGAAATTCAATTCCTGGACATGCTAGAAGTTATAgataaaaaatcaaaaaagaaaaaaataaaaccgaaatttattaaaaatgacTGCATCGTTACTGCACACTTTTTGCTATCTAACCCGGTGTGCATAGAAGTGTATGAAAAGCTCCCTCAATTGGGAAGGTTTACCCTAAGGGATCAAGGCAAAACCATAGCCATAGGAAAAATACTGGAATTGAAGGGCTGA
- a CDS encoding golgi protein 2, putative, giving the protein MNIFTRCVFLYSFILLFVICTNDNNQSNNTDEGGGKDKSGKGGFDFSQLGDILSSLNGKGDKGGNANNNGGQFDMLNNLLNQKGSSGGGLENLMNLFNSVNNKGGGNANLNNLDMGKMMDILKQFGGAANSGAQGGGKGTGADGQKANPMESFGNLLKMMTAGGNKGADGKDGNPLEHLTSLLGNLGGNKGADGKGANPLEHLTSMLGNLGGNKGADGKGGNPLEHLTSMLGNLGGNKGADGKGGNPLEHLTSMLGNLGGNKGADGKGGNPLEHLTSMLGNLGGNKGADGKGGNPLEHLTSMLGNLGGNKGADGKGGNPLEHLTSLLGNLGGNKGADGNGGNPLEHLTSLLGNLSNKGTDGKGGNPLEQLTNLLGNLGGNKGTDGSAGGNNKLMGDIQSLLGNFLNGEKNNNVPFALDKSVMDGSTNKESITLQYNQSERDILKELQNLINKSKGMSVTGSTKEMEEKNFKLKNFFNSLKGKYNPYSYERKILNDIISEEDIKDKYNIDDDFERNIYISANDTSVNYEEMSDEEKEKKTEMFADVNELDDKDSVESGSINSHILRKNKLENEKLLRGLIAGESDNLRECNCMSSKEKNCVLSYINYNNLEYMLDSLNIDVKKMVKQYRVSGSHNNVASPYTKSESFLVPLPPLNAKADVRDTSKYVLRVPRVLFLSTKKAFSTSMDRYFFNLYDIMESQLKWNTYMWGYGFKYYPLFFTKNLHTLLHNYEKQIGKEPFDIIFVHTSFVSNYYNHYFFLKNMPRMTTLIFINDGWDNNVKNAYLNLFPHIFFQNQVNIFEYSPLNNIDSGSEKKKLINSLWNKVSNNDSNEVIANKHKKKGKKNKSKKKKGDTEVGADDEEVDEQEEQQTKKNELSSGGEDEHDDDENKTLWAFLPHGVNPCCLDNFENMFDVKENDPNDNSKEVVVSPTFYHDLAKKMKKKKKNTPQLELSYSLLDLFLPACTYKDSVPTFLNNAHRDIDILYLCNTTSSNYNDFLIQKVMDYIYNKDISSLKHRIKKYEFDLYYWKVWGMQTTHKLIKNKLKEYHHMLRRSKVCIISAKFAGMLNRMVIDALFNGCVVITDKSHNKDINKYIVTTRIPYEYYEISDLIYNTENMNNISNDMVDKINLTLEEVNSGKKDALKFEAFKTVMNTYTYQGVILNWILPTLYFHYNKEKYEIVNNYFVLPQYFEDVISKSLKTTSAQREKIIANIDLSLQEDLIMNNNEVATWCIIWVLIFAVIVFYLLRNSNLLSALFKQRKLHL; this is encoded by the coding sequence atgaatatatttacCAGATGTGTATTTTTGTATTCATTCATCCTATTATTTGTAATTTGCACAAATGATAATAACCAGTCGAATAACACCgatgaagggggggggaaggacaaATCAGGCAAAGGGGGCTTCGACTTCAGCCAACTGGGGGATATTTTGAGTTCCCTCAATGGGAAAGGAGATAAGGGTGGAAACGCAAATAATAACGGTGGCCAGTTTGACATGTTAAATAATCTTTTAAACCAGAAGGGCTCTTCAGGAGGAGGTTTGGAAAATCTTATGAACCTTTTTAATAGTGTCAATaataaaggaggaggaaatgcAAATTTGAATAATTTAGATATGGGCAAAATGATGGACATTCTGAAGCAGTTTGGTGGGGCCGCCAATAGTGGTGCTCAGGGTGGTGGTAAAGGCACGGGCGCAGATGGACAGAAAGCTAACCCTATGGAATCTTTTGGAAATTTGCTAAAAATGATGACTGCCGGTGGGAATAAGGGAGCTGACGGGAAGGATGGCAATCCATTGGAACACTTAACCAGTCTGTTGGGTAATTTAGGAGGGAATAAGGGCGCTGATGGAAAGGGTGCTAATCCATTAGAACACTTAACTAGTATGTTGGGTAATCTAGGAGGGAATAAGGGAGCTGAtggaaagggaggaaatCCATTAGAACACCTAACCAGTATGTTGGGCAACTTGGGTGGGAATAAGGGCGCTGAtggaaagggaggaaatCCATTAGAACATTTAACTAGTATGTTGGGTAATTTAGGAGGGAATAAGGGCGCTGACGGGAAGGGAGGAAATCCATTAGAACATTTAACTAGTATGTTGGGTAATTTAGGAGGGAATAAGGGCGCTGACGGGAAGGGAGGAAATCCATTAGAACATTTAACTAGTATGTTGGGTAATTTAGGAGGGAATAAGGGAGCTGACGGGAAGGGAGGAAATCCATTAGAACACTTAACCAGTCTGTTGGGTAATTTAGGAGGGAATAAGGGCGCTGATGGAAATGGTGGTAATCCATTAGAGCACCTAACAAGTCTGCTGGGGAATTTGAGCAATAAAGGAACTGAtggaaagggaggaaatCCACTGGAACAGTTAACGAATCTGCTTGGAAATTTGGGCGGGAATAAAGGGACCGATGGGTCTGCAGGTGGTAACAACAAACTGATGGGCGATATTCAGTCCCTGTTGGGTAATTTCCTCAACGGAGAGAAGAACAATAATGTACCATTCGCATTAGACAAAAGTGTAATGGATGGATCTACAAACAAAGAATCCATCACGTTACAGTATAATCAAAGCGAAAGGGATATCCTCAAAGAACTCCAAAATTTAATAAACAAAAGTAAAGGGATGAGTGTCACTGGAAGTACCAAAGAgatggaagagaagaattttaaactgaaaaattttttcaattcccTTAAGGGAAAATACAATCCCTATTCCTATGAGAGAAAAATTCTAAATGATATAATCAGTGAAGAAGATATTAAGGATAAGTACAACATTGATGACGATTTTGAAAGAAACATTTACATTAGTGCAAATGACACAAGTGTTAATTACGAAGAAATGAGtgatgaggaaaaggagaagaagacaGAGATGTTTGCGGATGTAAACGAATTGGATGATAAGGATTCCGTTGAAAGTGGATCTATCAATAGCCACATTttaagaaagaacaaattagaaaatgaaaagcttCTTCGTGGGTTAATAGCAGGGGAAAGCGATAATTTACGTGAATGTAACTGCATGTCGagtaaggaaaagaattgtGTGCTCTCCTACATCAATTATAACAACTTGGAGTATATGCTAGATAGCTTAAATAtagatgtaaaaaaaatggtgaagcaGTATAGAGTTTCTGGTTCTCATAATAATGTTGCTTCTCCTTATACAAAGTCGGAATCATTTCTGGTTCCATTACCTCCCTTGAATGCGAAAGCAGATGTGAGGGATACATCCAAGTATGTATTGAGAGTACCTCGTGTTCTTTTCCTGTCAACGAAGAAGGCGTTCTCCACCTCCATGGATCGatactttttcaatttgtacGATATAATGGAAAGCCAATTAAAATGGAACACCTATATGTGGGGCTACGGGTTCAAGTACTACCCTCTATTCTTTACGAAGAATCTACATACCTTGTTGCACAATTATGAAAAGCAGATAGGAAAAGAACCATTTGACATCATCTTTGTCCACACCAGTTTTGTGTCCAACTACTACaaccattatttttttcttaaaaatatgCCCAGGATGACTACCCTCATATTTATAAATGATGGATGGGACAACAATGTGAAGAATGCCTACTTGAATTTATTTCCgcacatatttttccaaaaccAGGTAAATATATTTGAGTATAGCCCCCTGAACAATATTGACTCAGGgtcggagaaaaaaaaactcataaACAGTTTATGGAACAAGGTTTCCAATAATGATTCCAACGAAGTGATAGCAAATAAGCataagaagaagggaaaaaaaaacaaaagtaagaaaaagaaaggagataCTGAGGTAGGTgctgatgatgaggaggtgGATGAGCAGGAGGAACAACAGACGAAGAAGAATGAGTTGAGTAGTGGTGGGGAAGATGAacacgatgatgatgaaaataaaacattGTGGGCCTTCCTACCACATGGGGTGAATCCCTGTTGTTTGGATAACTTTGAAAATATGTTTGATGTGAAAGAGAATGATCCGAATGACAATTCGAAGGAAGTAGTGGTTAGTCCTACCTTTTACCATGATTtagccaaaaaaatgaaaaagaagaagaagaatactCCCCAACTGGAGCTATCGTACTCTCTTCTGGACTTGTTCCTACCGGCATGTACCTACAAGGATAGCGTGCCTACCTTTCTGAACAACGCACATAGAGATATTGACATACTCTACCTATGCAACACAACATCAAGCAATTACAATGATTTCTTAATTCAGAAGGTTATGGATTATATTTATAACAAAGACATAAGTAGCCTCAAACATCGAATAAAGAAATACGAGTTTGATCTGTACTACTGGAAAGTATGGGGTATGCAGACGACACACAAGTTgataaagaacaaattaaaggaaTACCACCACATGTTGCGAAGGAGCAAAGTCTGTATAATTAGTGCAAAATTTGCAGGTATGTTGAATAGAATGGTTATTGATGCTCTTTTCAATGGCTGCGTTGTCATCACCGATAAGAGCCATAACAAGGATATTAACAAGTATATTGTTACTACGCGGATACCATATGAGTATTACGAAATAAGCGATCTCATTTACAACacagaaaatatgaataacaTTTCTAACGATATGGTAGATAAGATTAACCTGACCTTGGAGGAAGTAAATAGTGGCAAGAAAGACGCTCTCAAATTCGAGGCGTTTAAAACGGTTATGAACACTTATACCTACCAAGGCGTTATCCTGAACTGGATACTCCCCACGTTGTATTTCCACTACAATAAGGAGAAGTATGAAATTGTGAACAACTACTTTGTTTTGCCACAATATTTTGAGGATGTCATTTCCAAAAGTTTGAAAACCACCAGTGCCCAGAGGGAGAAAATCATTGCCAATATTGACCTGTCCCTCCAGGAGGATCTCATAATGAATAACAATGAAGTAGCTACCTGGTGTATTATCTGGGTTCTTATCTTCGCTGTCATCGTGTTTTACCTGCTGCGGAACAGTAACCTCCTCAGCGCCCTGTTCAAGCAGAGGAAACTGCATCTCTGA
- a CDS encoding RAP protein, putative, whose translation MFFTNVRFISKLARNKLNKRRSWIKRNKKWMLPRVEKSYLKQEQDFVVQHKTVPQRGGSHGGAEGGRSEVKSEEAKHGGIHIDYRRILEEATRKEKKHLKPHEYKKLLKQKDSSGGRTPNDDKLQLKDLLRSSKGGGTHKAMQIDIKDYKDEEKEKKKNEMNTFWYMPSPFEKKGVYGMKENSFYKSFMRDRERQLDHIDTRKLNENEKKLINEMRKNVNNVNGKFLDESVGPLDGEQKREKKIRISPRKYWFHDTYCSPDIPSLSTVKARELRFLMMNEARLVRKGKSVDVELWLAFMNRVLNLSSKVHVRSLLRYLQTIASVKVNNKKMISQIVCEIFKRENLMKPKHYVYLFQGCSRLKWSDFQLIYALKNMTLCWPILRNNFLVKSANSISKLGLANSVYSKSLQITLCERLDNFSGKNLKAIKAITFLELFTEDMILKFISLASFYKEHFNYYTRHLQVLHLYVTLFCPSLCDRLTAEQRAFLWRYSRGANWKEIRNRRNHDYSSDEDSDECSGDEESDEQSDDDSDDESDDESDEEDQERDEVLGNRCHPRTGENTHEDTKVGDKIRGGFTSMLHKEISDILTQIKVEHLNSVACGPFIVDIYHPHSNCIIEVNAPFQYYLTSEKLTTLAEWRHKFLARMGFRIIHISHKVWSSLPTDKQKVDYLSRALPAAMFGRGSPGEEYPREKYPGEKYPDEKYPDEKYPGDKYPSEEFLCDEFPCDDFPCEELPREFSL comes from the coding sequence ATGTTTTTTACAAATGTGAGATTTATAAGCAAATTGGCGAGAAACAAACTTAACAAGAGGAGAAGCTGGATAAAgcggaataaaaaatggatgttACCTAGGGTTGAAAAATCGTACCTGAAACAGGAACAAGACTTCGTCGTTCAGCACAAAACCGTGCCGCAGAGAGGGGGATCCCATGGAGGGGCGGAAGGGGGGCGAAGTGAAgtaaaaagtgaagaagccAAACATGGGGGAATACACATTGACTATAGACGCATCCTAGAGGAGGCAAcccgaaaggaaaaaaagcatCTAAAACCCCATGAGTATAAGAAGTTGCTAAAGCAGAAAGATAGTAGTGGTGGACGCACCCCGAACGATGACAAGCTACAGTTAAAAGACCTGCTTCGTAGCAGCAAAGGTGGGGGAACACACAAGGCGATGCAGATAGACATAAAAGATTATAaagatgaggagaaggaaaaaaagaaaaatgaaatgaatacATTTTGGTACATGCCAAgtccctttgaaaaaaaaggtgtgtatggaatgaaagaaaattctttttacaaATCTTTTATGAGAGACAGGGAAAGACAGCTCGATCACATCGACACGAGAAAGttaaacgaaaatgaaaaaaaattaattaatgaaatgcgcaaaaatgtgaacaatgTTAACGGTAAATTCCTCGACGAGAGTGTAGGTCCCCTAGATGGGGAacagaaaagagaaaaaaaaatacggaTTAGTCCAAGAAAATATTGGTTTCATGATACGTATTGTTCACCAGATATCCCTAGCTTGAGTACTGTGAAAGCAAGAGAACTGAGGTTTCTAATGATGAACGAGGCGAGGTTAGTTAGGAAGGGGAAATCGGTAGACGTTGAATTATGGCTAGCTTTTATGAATCGAGTTTTGAACCTATCGAGCAAGGTACATGTACGTAGTCTGCTTCGATACTTACAGACCATTGCATCTGTAAAGgttaacaataaaaaaatgataagccAGATTGTGTGTGAAATTTTCAAGCGAGAAAATCTTATGAAGCCAAAACATTATGTGTACCTTTTTCAAGGATGCTCCAGACTCAAATGGTCTGACTTTCAACTAATCTATGCTTTAAAGAACATGACATTGTGTTGGCCTATTTTAAGGAATAATTTCCTTGTGAAGTCAGCCAATTCGATAAGTAAACTAGGATTGGCAAACAGTGTGTACAGTAAATCTTTACAAATTACGCTTTGTGAACGGCTAGATAATTTTTCAGGGAAAAATTTGAAAGCCATCAAAGCCATCACCTTCTTGGAACTCTTTACCGAGGACATGATTTTGAAGTTTATTTCTCTTGCCAGTTTTTACAAAGAACATTTTAATTATTACACTCGTCACCTCCAGGTTTTGCACCTGTACGTCACGCTATTTTGCCCCTCGTTGTGTGATAGACTGACGGCAGAGCAGCGGGCCTTTCTGTGGCGGTACTCGCGCGGTGCCAATTGGAAGGAGATCCGAAATAGGAGGAACCATGACTACAGCAGTGATGAGGACAGCGACGAGTGCAGTGGTGATGAAGAGAGTGATGAACAGAGTGATGATGACAGTGATGATGAAAGCGATGATGAAAGCGATGAGGAGGATCAGGAAAGGGATGAGGTATTAGGCAATCGCTGCCACCCGCGCACGGGGGAAAATACCCACGAGGACACCAAAGTAGGAGATAAAATACGCGGAGGGTTCACAAGCATGTTACACAAAGAAATCAGTGACATCCTCACCCAGATAAAAGTCGAGCACCTGAATTCAGTTGCCTGTGGACCATTCATTGTAGATATATATCACCCCCACTCAAATTGTATTATCGAGGTAAATGCTCCTTTCCAATATTACCTGACCTCTGAAAAACTAACAACCTTGGCAGAATGGAGGCACAAGTTTCTGGCGCGCATGGGGTTTAGAATCATTCACATTTCGCATAAGGTGTGGAGCAGCCTACCCACTGACAAACAGAAAGTGGATTATCTGTCGCGCGCTTTGCCGGCAGCGATGTTCGGGCGGGGGTCTCCCGGTGAAGAATACCCCAGGGAGAAGTACCCCGGTGAAAAATACCCTGATGAAAAATACCCCGATGAAAAATACCCTGGTGATAAATACCCCAGTGAGGAATTCCTCTGCGATGAATTCCCCTGTGATGATTTCCCCTGTGAGGAGCTTCCCCGTGAATTCTCCCTTTAG
- a CDS encoding ribosomal protein L37, mitochondrial, putative produces the protein MKQCLKKVVVGRQGVAAAFGIHARSLFLSRGMLAPKVKPGKKGQDKKDGRGGETTENKEEQKAHIFNIYNTVEKDHEILPDHAYPKWLWDLEKPMKSYGELALMFLYGKNVEKATADDYHRFRRLHNKNLIKLNNMRLKKSKRSTVKPVFWDL, from the exons ATGAAGCAATGTTTGAAGAAGGTAGTTGTGGGGCGGCAGGGTGTAGCAGCCGCCTTCGGCATCCATGCGAGAAGCCTTTTCTTAAGTCGAGGTATGCTCGCCCCAAAGGTCAAGCCAGGAAAGAAGGGGCaagataaaaaagatggTCGGGGTGGAGAGACCACGGAAAATaaagaggaacaaaaggcacacatttttaacatttaCAATACAGTGGAGAAGGACCATGAAATTCTGCCTGACCATGCATACCCCAAATGGCTGTGGGATTTGGAGAAACCGATGAAGAGCTATGGCGAGTTGGCCCTCATGTTCCTCTACGGAAAG aatgttGAGAAGGCAACAGCAGATGATTACCATCGCTTTCGAAGGCTGCACAACAAGAACCTTATCAAACTGAACAACATGAGGTTAAAGAAATCCAAACGGTCGACGGTTAAGCCGGTTTTTTGGGATCTCTAG
- a CDS encoding 13 kDa ribonucleoprotein-associated protein, putative: MSDDLASTEALNTEGVQEKEEDVNAKIFPLASPELTNQILDVIQRATVYRQLKRGANEAVKSLHKGISELVVLAADAKPLEIISHIPLVCEDKNTPYVYVRSKMALGRACGISRSVIATSIITKDGSPLETQITELKDLIEQMLI; encoded by the exons ATGTCAGACGACTTAGCATCGACAGAGGCTTTAAACACCGAGGGTGTTcaagagaaggaggaagacgtCAATGCCAAGATTTTTCCCTTGGCTTCTCCCGAGCTGACAAATCAAATTCTCGATGTTATCCAAAGGGCAACTGTGTATAGGCAGTTGAAGAGGGGAGCAAACGAAG CTGTGAAAAGTCTACACAAGGGAATATCCGAGTTGGTGGTTCTAGCTGCGGATGCAAAGCCTCTCGAAATTATATCACACATACCTCTTGTTTGCGAAGACAAG AACACGCCGTACGTCTACGTTCGCAGCAAGATGGCACTCGGCAGAGCCTGCGGAATATCCAGATCAGTTATAGCCACGTCGATAATCACAAAGGATGGATCCCCCTTGGAGACGCAGATAACTGAGTTGAAGGACCTCATTGAGCAGATGTtgatttag
- a CDS encoding endoplasmic reticulum oxidoreductin, putative: protein MKVAVVSVLLPLLFLGLFLKSKEQELSLSYGKYLKNTFKEILLYFNIFDIEFPRSYVLNQKLLGLHVKDIEKDAYTAFPILKELKQKDYFRIFKVNLHIPCKYLKVNEKCKEMKKCSVCECHDDEIPYNFRTNEIEIIQNKMSTEDLKKTFIESKLYKDILGIYAPSDEGFLSYVDLVYNSPSFTAYEGRNIWDKIYRENCFQKEENKCHEMKSFYKIISGMQSNIAILSAEYHYLQNDFVFGDIHTEDVMKSDYFKKQNYAYNMEFFKEKIALYPDRIENLYFTFAILLRAMCRLKALVSQCKCNSGHAQNDQEALKLLNDLLGSFYHSCSSEEFLEPIFPTQGKEILAKFMNITNILDCVPCVKCRLHGKLKTTALQIALVEGMSYEHIGSLERNEITALINSLYYFADSIIILNKFQERQKLKRATFIFYLLFFCFFLILVIYSVILITVCNCKAKKKKKIS, encoded by the exons ATGAAAGTCGCCGTTGTGTCTGTCTTGTTGCCCCTACTATTTCTGGGCCTTTTCTTAAAGTCGAAGGAGCAGGAGCTTTCCCTCTCTTatggaaaatatttaaaaaatacctTCAAAGAGATATTGCTTTACTTCAATATCTTTGACATAGAGTTTCCACGAAGTTATGTATTGAACCAAAAACTCCTAGGTCTACACGTGAAGGACATAGAAAAGGATGCATATACAGCATTTCCAATTCTTAAGGAGCTGAAACAGAAGGATTATTTTCGAATCTTCAAGGTTAATCTTCACATACCTTGTAAGTACCTCAAGGTGAATGAGAAAtgtaaagaaatgaaaaagtgcaGTGTGTGTGAATGCCACGATGATGAAATTCCATACAACTTTCGAACAAATGAAATTGAAATTATTCAGAATAAAATGTCGACGGAGGATTTGAAGAAAACTTTTATTGAGAGCAAATTGTACAAAGATATTTTAGGCATTTATGCTCCTTCCGATGAAGGCTTTCTTTCCTACGTGGATTTGGTTTACAACTCTCCCTCCTTCACAGCCTACGAGGGGAGGAATATATG GGACAAAATATACCGGGAGAACTGCTTTcagaaggaggagaacaAGTGCCACGAAATGAAGAGCTtctacaaaataatttctggCATGCAGTCTAACATAGCCATTTTGTCAGCCGAGTACCACTACCTTCAGAACGATTTTGTCTTTGGTGACATTCACACGGAGGATGTAATGAAGAGCGACTATTTTAAGAAACAGAATTATGCATATAACATGGAGTTcttcaaggaaaaaattgctcTCTACCCTGACAGAATCGAGAACTTGTACTTCACCTTTGCTATTCTGCTCAGAGCCATGTGCAGGCTCAAAGCCCTTGTCAGTCAGTGCAAGTGTAACTCAG GCCACGCACAGAACGATCAGGAAGCCCTCAAGCTCCTCAACGACCTGTTAGGTAGCTTCTATCATTCTTGCTCTTCGGAAGAATTTCTTGAACCCATTTTTCCAACacaagggaaggaaatacTAGCGAAATTTATGAACATAACAAATATTTTGGATTGTGTTCCTTGCGTAAAGTGTCGTCTACATGGGAAACTCAAGACCACCGCACTGCAAATTGCCTTGGTG GAAGGGATGAGTTACGAGCATATTGGATCCCTGGAGCGAAACGAAATTACGGCGCTGATAAATTCTTTGTACTACTTCGCTGATTcgattattattttaaataa GTTCCAAGAGAGGCAGAAACTAAAAAGAGCCACGTTCATTTTCTACCTCCtatttttctgcttcttccttaTCTTAGTCATCTACTCTGTCATTTTAATCACTGTGTGCAATTGTAaggcgaagaagaagaaaaaaataagctgA